In one window of Candidatus Scalindua sp. DNA:
- a CDS encoding Hsp20/alpha crystallin family protein, with the protein MALRDLITLNRKKQQQTQPELQSPVATLHREVDQLFDDFLRSFDRFPSLPFRKERLSDFSPKINVSENDKEIEVTVEVPGMDQNDVDVSLRDDVLTIKGEKKQEKEEKDKEYYHVERSYGSFYRSLQVPCEVDQDNINAAFKKGVLKITLPKSIKAQENVRKIEVKDE; encoded by the coding sequence ATGGCTTTACGAGACTTAATAACATTGAACAGAAAAAAACAGCAACAGACGCAACCTGAACTTCAATCCCCTGTAGCTACGCTTCACAGGGAAGTTGATCAATTATTTGACGATTTCTTAAGAAGTTTTGATAGATTTCCGTCTCTCCCTTTCAGGAAAGAGAGGCTATCTGATTTTTCACCAAAGATTAATGTTAGCGAAAATGACAAAGAGATTGAAGTCACGGTAGAGGTACCGGGAATGGACCAGAACGACGTTGATGTCTCCCTGAGAGACGACGTGCTCACTATCAAGGGAGAAAAGAAACAGGAAAAAGAGGAAAAGGATAAAGAGTACTACCATGTAGAGCGGAGCTATGGATCTTTTTACCGTTCCCTTCAGGTTCCCTGTGAAGTTGACCAGGATAATATCAATGCCGCATTTAAGAAAGGAGTACTTAAGATAACCCTGCCAAAGAGTATAAAAGCTCAGGAAAACGTGCGGAAGATTGAAGTAAAAGATGAATAA
- a CDS encoding HEPN domain-containing protein, translated as MVSGKTENQIGFSILAEKLELLDKLSENQMSLLEKLMPLNIEARYPKYKEELLKSLTQEKCEAILKETKELQKWIKKKLKQN; from the coding sequence TTGGTTTCCGGTAAAACCGAAAACCAAATCGGTTTTAGTATACTTGCTGAAAAACTTGAATTACTGGATAAGCTTTCAGAAAACCAGATGTCATTGTTAGAAAAACTAATGCCGTTGAATATTGAGGCTCGTTATCCAAAATATAAAGAGGAACTTTTGAAAAGTTTAACTCAAGAAAAATGTGAAGCTATTCTAAAAGAAACAAAGGAACTGCAAAAATGGATAAAAAAGAAATTAAAGCAAAATTAG
- a CDS encoding PAS domain S-box protein has protein sequence MKKRASQQEQEFELRKRAETRLKSQVQVSEEMSNSDMKKLIHELEVHQVELQMQNDELLKTQMKLEESRERYANLYDFAPVGYLTFDRDGVIREANLTIADLLATKRNLLINSLFHHFVKREDQDIFYLHRKRIFEGKKAETCELKLKGKDDREWYVRLDSVRVQDSRNNSTCRTVITDITGQKKMENLLKESEERHRKLIETAQDAIVCDVNQVITDWNRSAEKIFGYSKREIIGQPISLLIPEKYREDHSEGVRRYLKTGKTKIIGKTVEISGVTKEGVEIPLEISITHQKLRNEKHLFTAIIRDITERKEAIKALEQSEEKYRTLVETIPDIVYKIDENGYFTFVNNSIRNLGYEPEELLGKHFSQILHPDDVNNLSRSVVLEKYSGIKTKEMDTPKLFDERRSKKRMTRNLEVRLVTKNQVRAKGDIGGRRGLLTSFGEIVATGHYYDNGHNHSRRFGGTVGIIIDITEKIKLQAEMIRAGQLALIGELAAGVAHEINNPIYSMINLAQLITDESDKDSRPYTFGKLIMEEGNRIADLTADLVSLSRSTDGPKKPVPIHELISNSFKLIGMQLEKDHITIKVNIPKEIPPLIVNPQEIHQVFLNLIQNARYALNEKYPGRDKDKILEISCNTVFIDDHQYVRIIFFDRGIGIPEEILHRVKSLFFTTKPPNKGTGIGLSVSKTIIHNHGGVITIESIRGKFTKVVIDLPVTE, from the coding sequence ATGAAAAAAAGAGCCTCTCAACAGGAACAAGAGTTCGAGCTCCGAAAAAGAGCTGAGACAAGGTTAAAGTCTCAGGTGCAGGTTTCGGAAGAGATGTCAAATAGCGACATGAAAAAACTGATTCATGAACTGGAGGTCCATCAGGTTGAGCTCCAGATGCAGAATGATGAACTGCTTAAAACACAGATGAAACTTGAAGAGTCCCGAGAGAGATATGCCAATCTCTATGACTTTGCACCAGTTGGTTACCTTACCTTTGACAGAGATGGAGTGATACGGGAGGCAAACCTCACCATTGCTGATCTGTTGGCAACAAAAAGGAACCTTCTCATCAATAGCCTATTTCACCATTTTGTTAAGAGAGAGGACCAAGACATATTTTATCTGCATAGGAAGAGGATCTTTGAGGGAAAAAAAGCAGAGACCTGCGAGCTAAAATTAAAGGGAAAAGATGATAGAGAGTGGTATGTCCGATTAGATAGCGTGCGAGTGCAGGATTCTCGAAATAACAGCACCTGTAGAACCGTTATAACGGACATCACCGGGCAGAAAAAGATGGAGAATCTATTAAAAGAGTCTGAAGAAAGGCATCGTAAACTTATTGAAACGGCACAAGACGCAATTGTATGTGATGTTAATCAGGTAATTACCGATTGGAACAGATCCGCAGAGAAGATCTTTGGGTATTCAAAACGGGAAATAATAGGACAACCGATATCACTCCTTATTCCTGAGAAATATAGGGAAGATCATAGCGAGGGAGTAAGGCGATATCTAAAGACAGGTAAAACTAAGATAATAGGTAAAACAGTAGAAATCTCAGGAGTGACGAAAGAGGGTGTTGAAATACCGTTAGAAATATCTATAACCCATCAAAAACTGAGAAACGAAAAGCACCTATTTACGGCCATCATCCGAGATATCACTGAGCGTAAAGAGGCGATTAAGGCATTGGAACAGAGCGAGGAAAAATATAGAACCCTTGTAGAGACGATACCTGATATAGTATACAAGATCGATGAGAATGGGTATTTTACCTTTGTAAACAACTCTATACGGAATTTAGGCTATGAGCCGGAAGAGCTTTTAGGAAAACATTTTAGTCAGATATTACACCCGGATGACGTTAATAACTTGAGCCGGTCCGTAGTCTTAGAGAAGTATTCAGGCATCAAGACGAAAGAGATGGATACACCAAAACTCTTTGATGAACGAAGGTCGAAAAAAAGAATGACAAGAAACCTTGAGGTGCGGTTAGTAACAAAGAATCAAGTGAGAGCAAAAGGTGATATCGGAGGAAGGAGGGGATTATTAACCTCCTTTGGTGAAATAGTAGCTACCGGACACTATTACGATAATGGACACAATCATAGCAGGAGATTCGGAGGAACGGTGGGCATTATCATAGATATTACAGAAAAGATAAAATTGCAGGCGGAAATGATACGAGCAGGTCAATTGGCATTGATAGGAGAGCTGGCAGCAGGTGTTGCCCACGAGATTAACAATCCCATATACTCCATGATAAATTTAGCCCAACTTATTACGGATGAAAGCGATAAGGATAGCAGGCCATATACGTTTGGTAAATTGATTATGGAAGAGGGTAACCGTATAGCAGATTTAACCGCAGACCTTGTCTCTTTGTCGAGAAGTACAGATGGCCCAAAAAAACCGGTCCCTATACATGAACTCATCTCCAACTCTTTTAAACTGATCGGGATGCAGTTGGAAAAGGACCATATCACTATTAAGGTTAATATCCCAAAAGAGATACCCCCCCTCATCGTAAATCCACAGGAGATCCATCAGGTATTTTTGAATCTTATCCAAAATGCGCGATACGCCTTAAATGAGAAATATCCCGGTAGAGACAAAGACAAGATACTTGAAATTTCATGTAACACAGTGTTCATTGACGATCACCAATATGTCCGAATTATATTTTTTGACCGAGGAATCGGAATTCCGGAAGAGATCCTGCACAGAGTAAAAAGCCTCTTCTTTACGACGAAACCTCCCAACAAGGGAACCGGTATTGGCTTAAGTGTAAGTAAAACTATCATTCATAATCATGGTGGCGTAATCACGATAGAGAGCATACGGGGAAAATTTACAAAGGTTGTAATTGATCTGCCCGTAACAGAATAA
- a CDS encoding nucleotidyltransferase domain-containing protein has translation MDKKEIKAKLENYIESLKQNFNVKLVILFGSQVKGTSTKNSDIDIAIFVEKDGKGLDYVEQSALLFKLVRRVDVRIEPTLFYAEELNNYEKASFVNDILTTGEIIYQT, from the coding sequence ATGGATAAAAAAGAAATTAAAGCAAAATTAGAAAATTATATAGAATCATTAAAACAAAATTTTAATGTAAAGCTTGTTATTCTTTTTGGTTCGCAGGTAAAAGGTACTTCAACAAAAAATAGTGACATAGATATTGCCATATTTGTTGAAAAAGATGGGAAGGGATTAGATTATGTTGAACAATCGGCTCTGTTATTTAAATTAGTGAGAAGAGTAGATGTTAGAATTGAGCCCACGTTATTTTATGCTGAAGAATTAAATAATTATGAAAAAGCAAGCTTTGTGAATGATATATTAACAACAGGTGAAATAATTTATCAAACTTAA
- a CDS encoding PAS domain-containing protein yields the protein MIINQDEKLILENYAPPCVIINEKHEILFFYGQTERYLSPPTGVASFNILKMVREDLRYPLTIALQKAIKQRTEIVTERLKTRYAENYAKAIFDTIREPLLVLDEELKVVSANRSFYSVFHVTVKETRGNYLYNLGNNQWDLPEFRELLEKILSDKSVFNNFKIEREFPSVGQKTVLLNARQLLYRNKKFILLAFEDVTLNSKSI from the coding sequence TTGATAATCAATCAAGATGAGAAATTGATCCTTGAGAACTACGCTCCGCCTTGTGTTATTATCAACGAAAAGCATGAAATTCTCTTTTTTTATGGACAGACAGAGAGATACTTATCGCCACCAACAGGAGTCGCCAGCTTCAATATCTTAAAGATGGTACGTGAAGACCTGCGTTACCCACTTACGATAGCACTTCAGAAAGCGATCAAACAGAGGACGGAGATTGTAACAGAGAGGCTAAAAACAAGATACGCAGAGAATTATGCAAAAGCGATTTTCGATACTATACGGGAGCCCCTTTTGGTGTTAGATGAGGAGCTGAAAGTTGTCTCTGCGAATAGATCATTTTACTCTGTATTCCACGTTACCGTTAAAGAAACCAGGGGAAATTACCTCTATAATCTGGGTAACAACCAATGGGATCTCCCTGAGTTCAGAGAGTTGCTGGAAAAAATTCTCTCTGACAAAAGTGTATTTAATAATTTTAAGATTGAACGTGAGTTTCCATCAGTAGGACAAAAAACCGTGCTCTTGAATGCACGTCAATTACTCTATCGTAATAAGAAGTTTATTCTCCTTGCCTTTGAGGATGTCACTCTTAACAGTAAGAGCATATGA
- a CDS encoding Hsp20/alpha crystallin family protein, with protein MLKYQIIIGVLCFALGAAVLLAVQNFRNDEKHDIHTDDKLFDHKGNVDKTLDSFFNDDFLRSSKSPFEEMRRMQESMMSQFGKLDDDPGDGMFGSWFKKRFGGGKPGDIQTREDEDFVYYDVVIKDLSNKKIDIKVEDGQIRISGTIETRSDNKEKDATSSQFYSSTFHRSFPVPNGVDGDRVQMEQEGEKMIIKFPKIK; from the coding sequence ATGTTAAAATACCAGATAATTATCGGTGTATTATGTTTTGCCCTTGGTGCAGCAGTTCTACTTGCAGTTCAAAACTTTAGAAACGATGAGAAACACGACATACATACAGATGATAAATTATTCGATCATAAAGGAAACGTGGACAAAACATTAGATTCATTTTTTAATGATGATTTTTTAAGGTCCAGTAAATCCCCTTTTGAAGAAATGAGGAGAATGCAGGAGAGTATGATGAGTCAGTTCGGTAAACTCGATGATGATCCCGGTGATGGAATGTTTGGTTCTTGGTTTAAAAAGAGGTTTGGCGGAGGTAAGCCTGGAGATATACAAACGAGAGAGGATGAAGATTTTGTCTACTATGATGTTGTTATCAAGGACCTTTCCAATAAAAAAATTGACATAAAGGTGGAAGACGGACAGATAAGAATTTCCGGTACAATTGAAACAAGATCTGATAATAAGGAAAAGGATGCAACTTCCAGTCAGTTTTATAGCTCAACATTCCATCGATCATTTCCTGTTCCCAATGGGGTCGATGGTGATAGGGTACAGATGGAACAGGAAGGCGAGAAAATGATTATCAAATTTCCAAAGATCAAGTAA
- a CDS encoding AAA family ATPase: MRFLKVYIDGYGKFHNREFTLEPGFNLFFGPNEAGKSTLMSFFRAIFFGFPGRREAIDRYEPLAGGVHGGRVEIETTDGKGVSVVLRPGRTLSGEVIVEDGAQLCGENAKRSLQHILHGVSENIYRSVFVFSLSELQRLDTLENDEIGAHIYSAGTGVGDVTLPEILKIVAEKRNRLYKQGGSAQVVPKIVKALERIRSEISDIKRDHELYKSTVLEIDNLKQEQQRVTQDINIKRRERERSARLRAGRDNVHELVEIERQLASLLEVENFPEEGVKRLEKYEESLSEKKRELQECRNQSEIVQTQIDQLTIANEVLEEEVSIISLVNDWTAERENLRRRDEIESNVNLLQGEISDALADLGADWDEDRVMAINVGNETLQNIRLITDQLSDAEVTVEKAEEIYNQAERNRDESLKELEAYASNLERVRPTIKFKFFLIFGVPVVILLGALFWITYKPISGIISLIVGLLVMAGLYYLYNMVPRAYKAESREQQMRVMDARERAIGEAEKSFEGARGIYKRVLEQWQGWLRNHGLNEALDRNGIVDLVEAIKKTKAIIGKRRDAESKLVSVKKRAHTYLARLNNLLHLCGLLPAELDNLSQSIFKIDDMLKRQKMLKERKDRLEEKREEVGVTEKTTLAMIQESEGSIQDLIKQGGAADVEEFLMFSGIVKKRESLTERKSAIEIQLARLIGKPEEVERFREEVASETDPSLTDSSLPGLENEISQMEEELASCTQDIGAKKNQLSELEKKERLSELRFEEENLKARLRESIDEWSVSALCYKLLDGAMKIYERERQPFVLRFAGEYFGKITEGRYSRVIKKADDNMLVVETPEGQQKSVASLSKGTAEQLYLSMRLAFIKEYADRVGPLPLIVDDILVNFDPKRAKATLGLINEVAGEHQVIMFTCHPATLNQCKREIKDFKGPITMDA; encoded by the coding sequence ATGAGATTCTTAAAGGTGTACATAGACGGATACGGAAAGTTTCATAACCGGGAATTTACTCTTGAACCCGGCTTTAACCTCTTTTTTGGTCCCAATGAGGCGGGCAAATCGACACTCATGTCTTTCTTCCGGGCCATATTCTTTGGGTTTCCGGGGCGGAGAGAGGCCATTGATCGTTATGAACCTTTAGCGGGCGGGGTTCATGGCGGAAGGGTGGAGATTGAAACAACCGATGGAAAGGGGGTCTCAGTTGTCTTAAGACCCGGCCGTACCCTTTCGGGAGAAGTAATAGTAGAGGATGGTGCTCAATTGTGCGGAGAAAATGCCAAAAGGAGCCTTCAGCATATCCTTCATGGCGTAAGTGAGAACATATACAGATCGGTCTTCGTCTTTAGTCTATCAGAGCTTCAGAGATTGGACACGCTGGAAAACGACGAGATCGGTGCACACATCTACTCAGCAGGTACGGGAGTGGGTGATGTTACCCTGCCGGAGATTCTAAAGATCGTAGCGGAGAAGAGAAACAGACTCTATAAGCAGGGGGGATCAGCGCAGGTTGTACCAAAAATAGTAAAGGCGCTGGAGAGGATCCGGTCTGAGATCTCAGATATAAAGAGAGATCATGAGTTGTACAAATCGACCGTTTTAGAGATTGACAACCTGAAACAGGAGCAACAGAGAGTTACCCAGGATATTAATATTAAGAGAAGAGAGAGGGAACGTTCTGCGAGACTAAGGGCGGGCAGGGACAATGTTCATGAGTTAGTGGAGATAGAGAGACAGCTTGCCTCTCTTTTAGAGGTCGAAAATTTTCCGGAAGAAGGGGTGAAGAGATTGGAGAAATACGAAGAATCTCTTTCGGAAAAAAAACGAGAACTTCAGGAGTGCCGCAACCAATCCGAAATAGTGCAAACCCAAATTGATCAATTGACTATCGCAAATGAGGTCCTGGAGGAGGAGGTATCTATAATCTCTTTAGTCAATGATTGGACCGCCGAAAGAGAAAATCTGAGGAGGAGGGACGAAATAGAGTCGAACGTGAATCTGCTCCAGGGAGAAATATCAGACGCTCTTGCCGATCTCGGAGCAGATTGGGACGAGGATCGTGTAATGGCAATAAATGTGGGAAATGAAACATTGCAGAATATCCGGCTCATTACCGACCAACTTTCAGATGCTGAGGTTACTGTCGAGAAGGCCGAAGAGATCTATAATCAGGCAGAGAGAAACAGGGATGAATCTCTTAAGGAATTAGAGGCGTATGCCAGCAACTTAGAGAGAGTGAGACCGACGATTAAGTTCAAGTTTTTTCTGATCTTTGGCGTACCGGTTGTAATCTTGTTAGGTGCACTCTTTTGGATAACGTATAAGCCGATCTCGGGCATTATATCCTTGATCGTTGGCCTTCTTGTCATGGCTGGCCTCTACTACCTCTACAATATGGTGCCGAGGGCTTACAAAGCGGAATCAAGGGAGCAACAGATGCGTGTTATGGATGCGCGGGAGAGGGCAATTGGAGAGGCTGAAAAGTCATTTGAGGGTGCAAGGGGGATATATAAGAGAGTTTTGGAGCAATGGCAGGGGTGGCTTCGGAATCATGGTCTTAATGAGGCGCTTGATCGGAATGGTATTGTTGATCTGGTTGAAGCTATTAAGAAAACCAAAGCCATTATCGGAAAAAGGAGGGATGCAGAATCCAAACTTGTATCTGTTAAGAAGAGAGCCCATACATATCTTGCCCGCCTGAACAATCTCTTGCATCTGTGTGGCCTACTCCCTGCAGAACTGGACAATCTTTCACAATCAATCTTCAAGATTGATGATATGTTAAAACGACAGAAGATGTTGAAGGAGAGGAAAGATCGCCTGGAAGAAAAGAGAGAGGAAGTTGGAGTTACCGAAAAGACGACCCTGGCTATGATACAAGAGAGTGAGGGTTCTATTCAGGATTTAATAAAACAGGGTGGGGCAGCGGATGTTGAGGAGTTTCTGATGTTTTCCGGTATCGTGAAGAAGAGGGAGTCTTTGACAGAGAGAAAGAGCGCCATTGAGATACAGCTTGCAAGGCTGATTGGTAAACCGGAAGAGGTTGAAAGGTTCAGGGAAGAGGTTGCGAGTGAGACAGATCCGTCATTGACGGATAGCTCCCTTCCGGGATTAGAAAACGAGATATCGCAGATGGAAGAAGAGCTTGCCAGCTGTACCCAGGATATCGGTGCGAAGAAAAATCAATTGTCAGAATTGGAGAAAAAGGAGAGGTTGTCTGAGTTGAGGTTCGAAGAGGAGAACCTGAAGGCGAGATTACGGGAATCAATAGATGAGTGGTCCGTAAGCGCGCTCTGTTACAAACTTCTCGATGGTGCAATGAAGATTTACGAAAGGGAGAGACAGCCATTTGTTCTCAGGTTTGCCGGGGAATATTTTGGTAAGATTACTGAGGGACGGTACTCTCGCGTAATTAAGAAGGCCGATGATAACATGCTGGTGGTCGAGACACCTGAAGGGCAGCAGAAGAGTGTCGCTTCACTGAGCAAGGGTACTGCCGAACAGCTCTATCTTTCGATGAGATTAGCCTTTATAAAGGAATACGCAGACAGGGTCGGGCCGCTTCCCCTGATCGTTGACGATATACTCGTAAACTTTGATCCTAAAAGGGCGAAGGCAACCCTGGGGCTCATTAACGAAGTTGCCGGTGAACACCAGGTCATCATGTTTACCTGTCACCCCGCAACCCTGAACCAATGCAAAAGAGAGATAAAAGATTTCAAGGGGCCTATTACGATGGATGCTTGA
- a CDS encoding isoamylase early set domain-containing protein, giving the protein MVKNLEKSGTNLEKGIIEKDNLSKNCVKAESQPVKDRTRNGGIKKEYVNDKNLCRVTFTLPKEATNGSESVSLVGDFNNWDSRANPMEKGKDGGFVTVCDLEPGREFQFRYLIDDSIWENDWCADRYVKSCYGDSDNSVVIT; this is encoded by the coding sequence ATGGTAAAAAATTTAGAAAAAAGCGGTACAAATTTGGAAAAGGGAATAATCGAGAAAGATAACCTCAGCAAAAATTGTGTTAAAGCGGAATCACAACCAGTGAAAGATAGAACGAGAAATGGCGGGATAAAAAAAGAGTACGTTAACGATAAAAATCTCTGCAGGGTTACGTTTACACTTCCCAAAGAAGCTACCAACGGGTCGGAGAGTGTCTCTCTCGTAGGCGATTTTAATAATTGGGATAGCCGTGCCAACCCTATGGAAAAGGGTAAAGATGGGGGGTTTGTCACCGTATGTGATCTAGAGCCGGGGAGGGAATTCCAGTTTCGCTACCTAATCGATGATTCGATATGGGAAAATGACTGGTGCGCTGACAGATATGTTAAGAGTTGCTATGGTGACAGCGATAATTCAGTAGTTATAACCTAA
- a CDS encoding response regulator codes for MTVVLIAEGNKNQRLLYEQELSIEGYEAITAATGREALDQVQELHPDIIVMDISMPKMDVLEAIGKITGKSRSTPIIIHTAYSQYKENFMSWAADAYLVKSSDLTELKKTINDLLKEKSGAALM; via the coding sequence ATGACTGTTGTTCTCATTGCAGAAGGCAATAAAAACCAACGCTTGCTTTATGAGCAGGAATTAAGCATCGAAGGCTATGAGGCCATAACTGCAGCAACTGGCAGGGAGGCCTTGGATCAAGTTCAAGAACTGCATCCTGACATAATTGTAATGGATATAAGCATGCCAAAGATGGATGTTCTTGAAGCAATTGGCAAGATTACAGGTAAAAGCAGGAGTACGCCGATTATTATACACACCGCTTATAGCCAATATAAGGAGAACTTTATGTCATGGGCTGCCGATGCTTACCTTGTTAAATCCTCAGATCTGACTGAATTAAAGAAAACAATCAATGATTTGCTTAAAGAGAAATCAGGAGCTGCTCTAATGTAA
- a CDS encoding Hsp20/alpha crystallin family protein, giving the protein MLLPSVFQDLSGLQEAVDRSFNTDFFNSLTSGRGVYPAVNIFEKDGDTVLVAELPGVKKKDINIEVKENTVRLSGERAIKYDKNVSYHRAERNSSKFDRTLKLPINVQTDKVKAEYKDGLLVLCLPRAEKDKPKQITIQ; this is encoded by the coding sequence ATGTTATTACCAAGTGTATTTCAAGACTTATCGGGGCTACAGGAAGCAGTGGACCGTTCGTTTAACACCGACTTCTTTAATAGCTTAACAAGCGGGCGGGGTGTTTATCCGGCAGTTAACATCTTTGAAAAGGATGGTGACACCGTTTTAGTTGCGGAATTACCTGGAGTGAAAAAGAAGGATATCAACATTGAAGTAAAAGAAAACACTGTAAGACTTTCAGGGGAACGTGCGATAAAGTACGACAAAAACGTTAGTTACCACCGCGCTGAACGTAACTCCTCTAAATTTGACAGGACACTGAAACTGCCAATAAACGTTCAGACTGACAAGGTAAAAGCGGAGTATAAAGACGGTCTTCTTGTTCTCTGTCTACCACGTGCCGAAAAAGATAAACCAAAACAAATTACAATCCAATAA
- a CDS encoding sigma 54-interacting transcriptional regulator, translating to MKREILIVDDEKSIRFTVKEFLLKEGYKVYTAENFDEAVKTITTEHLDTVLSDIALEEKTGIDILKEVKERRLNCPVILFTGYPDVETASEAVRHGAYDYITKPIKKEALLHTISNALQYKTLVEERNRVRTNLEAIFKSVKDAIITVDKDLKVIEVNEAANAICGFSREEATGRSFDSIPDRCCGQCIEAMKKTIEEKRPIEMYHIECKHKIHNGQVVSLNTFPLIDGNSRLSGCVMIVKDETRTHELERELKVRQRFFNIVGKDDKIQTLYSLIEHLKDIDTNVLITGETGTGKELIVEALHYSGIRSKGPLVKVNCSALPESLLESELFGHVKGAFTSAVTDKVGRFKQADGGTIFLDEIGDVSLTVQQRLLRVLQEKEFERVGESKTTKVDVRIVAATNQDLKEKVRRSEFRNDLYYRLKVVVLTPPPLRDRRKDIPLLVEHFIKKFNQKFKKHIEALSPDVYKLFMNYEWPGNVRELENTLEHSFILCHERIITIEELPVELREIKTSPGENAKTNESETILQALEKSHWNKSLAASFLGVSRRTIYNKIKEYNLQHK from the coding sequence ATGAAAAGAGAAATCCTCATAGTTGATGATGAAAAATCCATTCGATTCACCGTAAAGGAGTTTCTGTTAAAAGAGGGATATAAGGTTTATACTGCTGAGAATTTTGACGAAGCAGTAAAAACAATTACTACGGAACATCTGGACACCGTTTTATCGGATATTGCTTTAGAAGAAAAGACAGGCATCGACATCTTAAAAGAGGTGAAAGAGAGACGTCTGAATTGTCCGGTGATCCTGTTCACGGGATACCCTGATGTGGAGACTGCATCAGAAGCGGTTCGTCATGGAGCCTACGACTATATAACAAAGCCCATTAAAAAAGAGGCACTGCTGCATACTATTTCCAATGCGTTACAGTACAAAACCCTGGTAGAGGAGCGAAATCGGGTCCGTACCAATCTTGAAGCTATTTTTAAAAGTGTCAAAGATGCCATCATAACAGTGGATAAGGACTTGAAAGTTATTGAGGTGAATGAAGCAGCGAATGCAATCTGTGGTTTTTCACGTGAAGAAGCCACAGGAAGATCTTTTGACTCAATTCCAGACAGATGTTGCGGGCAATGTATAGAGGCCATGAAAAAAACGATAGAAGAGAAACGACCCATTGAAATGTATCACATCGAGTGTAAGCATAAGATCCACAATGGACAGGTTGTCTCTCTCAATACATTCCCTTTAATAGACGGGAATAGTCGTCTTTCCGGCTGTGTCATGATCGTAAAAGATGAGACCCGTACCCATGAGTTAGAAAGAGAGTTAAAGGTGCGACAGCGTTTTTTTAATATTGTAGGGAAAGATGATAAGATACAGACGCTCTACTCGTTAATAGAGCACTTAAAAGATATTGATACGAACGTACTCATTACCGGAGAGACCGGTACGGGGAAAGAACTTATCGTCGAAGCTCTGCATTACAGCGGCATACGGAGTAAAGGACCGTTAGTAAAGGTAAACTGTTCCGCTTTACCGGAAAGCCTTCTTGAAAGCGAGCTTTTCGGACATGTTAAGGGTGCATTTACGAGCGCTGTTACCGATAAGGTGGGCCGGTTCAAACAAGCCGATGGAGGTACGATATTTCTCGATGAAATTGGTGACGTATCTTTAACTGTGCAGCAGAGACTCCTTCGGGTGCTTCAGGAAAAAGAGTTTGAGCGCGTGGGGGAATCTAAAACAACGAAGGTAGATGTGCGTATCGTGGCGGCAACCAATCAGGACCTTAAAGAAAAAGTGAGGCGGAGTGAATTCCGAAACGACCTCTATTATCGGCTGAAAGTAGTGGTATTAACTCCACCGCCACTCAGAGATAGACGAAAAGACATACCACTTCTGGTTGAACACTTTATAAAAAAATTCAACCAGAAGTTTAAAAAGCATATTGAAGCCCTTTCTCCAGATGTGTATAAGCTCTTTATGAATTATGAGTGGCCCGGAAATGTCAGAGAGTTGGAGAATACCCTAGAGCACTCCTTTATCCTCTGTCATGAGCGCATCATTACCATTGAGGAGCTTCCCGTTGAACTGAGAGAGATAAAAACCTCTCCTGGTGAAAATGCTAAGACTAATGAATCCGAGACAATCTTGCAGGCACTGGAAAAAAGCCACTGGAATAAGTCCCTCGCAGCCAGTTTCCTGGGTGTATCCCGGAGGACCATCTACAATAAGATCAAAGAGTACAATTTACAACATAAATAA
- a CDS encoding Hsp20/alpha crystallin family protein, which translates to MNNETKAVTKTEDKKPEKREYAGERTVQGKYYVPKTDIAETEKNLVVTMDVPGVRKENVNITLENNNLEVDAKIDFSPYEKLNPVYTEYNVGHYTRSFTVSNIIDTKNIDANLTDGVLTLTLPKAPEALPRKIEIT; encoded by the coding sequence ATGAACAATGAAACGAAAGCAGTTACCAAAACTGAAGATAAGAAACCTGAAAAGAGAGAATATGCTGGAGAGAGGACCGTACAGGGGAAATATTATGTCCCCAAGACTGATATTGCGGAAACAGAAAAAAACCTTGTGGTAACTATGGACGTTCCTGGAGTACGAAAGGAAAACGTAAATATCACCCTTGAAAACAATAACCTGGAGGTTGATGCCAAAATAGATTTTTCACCCTATGAAAAACTCAACCCGGTATATACCGAGTACAACGTCGGGCACTATACGAGGAGTTTCACTGTATCAAACATTATTGATACGAAGAACATTGATGCAAATCTCACAGATGGAGTGTTGACATTGACACTACCAAAGGCTCCTGAAGCACTGCCAAGAAAGATTGAGATTACCTAA